The nucleotide window aaaaaaaaaaagagccttaCCGTCTTTAAAAGACCCAGTTAAACTAATGCCcacttcgccccccccccctcccctcccgtccccctTTAAGCCCTGCGAGCTCACTGAGCCACGGCTAAGAAGAGATCGCTGACAGCGCCGTCGTCTTTCATCACCACCAGTGGCCGGCCCTCTTTGGAGACGGCTAATTAGAAACACACTTGTTTACAGTCGCTGCGGATGGAGAGGGGCGGAGCTACGGGGGCGAGCGCCAGTAGGAGACAGACGAGGAGGGGAAACTATCGCATCACTCTTCAACCTCGGGGCTAAAAGATTTAGAGCCACGTTAACAATACAGAACGTTCACTCTGGGGCTGTTCTTTCTGCCAACAACAATGGCcgtatggaaaaagaaaaagttatttACTGGTTTCAGCCGTTAAATGTCCTGGATTTCTTAGTTTTCCAAGATAGCGAATCGTTTTAGTTGGACAATTGATAATATATTTCAAAATGCCAGATGGGAGAGGTGCGCAGTCCAGAATTAAGTTAGGAAATTAGTTTCAAGTCCTTTGTGAGCTGCTGAAGAACACCAGAGCTTAATGCTTGAAAAGGAAAGCTACGACCGAGCGGCTCCAGGCCTGTTTTACATTTACCAGCCAGAAACCCTAAAGGCctacatcaaaaaaaaaagtgcaaacagATGCGCCCAGCTCGCCCGAGCACCGCCTCTCTGCTAGCACTGCAACCGGGTACGGGCGGAGCGAACTACAGCGTGTAGTTAAAGACCAAAGACTTAGttagtttttaataaaaaggtactgtgaaaaaagtcagaaacagaaaaaacaaacatgagtgCATTTCAAAAAGGTCCCTGATGCTTTTTCATCATCTGTACACTTCATGCCCAAGAAATAACTCGGACAAGTACAGAACATCTTCACATCTTTACTCACGGTCAGCTGGTACCTGAAAGCATGGAATACACACCAGTGCAGAATTACCCTCCTGTGCACAGCATTTTCAATTCCTCCAGTCCTACATTTGCTGCGCACATTTAAACTAACAGAAGAACACAGCCACTGCAGAGTGAAGGAGACTCACTGGGATCTATTACTGCCCATAACACCCCACGGCCTACCCAGAGGAAGGAACCAGCCCAAAGACCAAAGCTGTGAGGCCGCAGACTGAAATACGAGCAGGACTGCGGAGTCTTTGCTTATccttaaaataacaaacaatcttcatggacatttatttttacatctcCTATGTTCTGGTATTTACAGTAAATGTCACTACGGTAAGGCAGgtatattaaaataaatcaaacacatGCTCGGCTTAAAACGTCTATGTAGGGGGGGGACGAGAGAGTTTGTTTACTATGTAACATTAATGCAAAAACTTCTGCGGCCACCAAATAATTGATCAATTAGTCAAGAAAGAAATTGCAAAAGCTGACTGAGTTACTCAGTGCAGAGATGCCTCTTGTTAATGGAAACACAGATAGTGACATAAAGCCCACAATGTTAACTGAACGTACTGATATAAAAAGATCTCTACATCCGGGAGGAATCCGAGTAAGAGAGGAGAGATCTCCGGCCGTCGGGCAGCAAGGGAGGATCACGACGTTCTTCCTGCTCTTGGGGTAAAAAAGACACCTGAACGCATCTGTAAGTCACCTTCTGCCCTGAAACTAGACCACTTTGTATGTGGAGGAGTCGGAGGATCAAATTAACAGTGCTCATCTTGAATGGCTCAAGATGCACTCtgaaaattgatttgatttccgGCCAAATCTGTTGGAAGTATATTAATCAACTAACCACGTGATTCCTTCACATGAGGCAGTGAGGAATGGAAAGAAGTGTGGACCCAATATCAGCTTAGCGCAGAGCGAGAGGGAAAGGGTGAGTGTCACTTCATCCATCACAGCTGATGAGATCAACTGGAAACTCATTTTAAGAAGCAGCGCCTTTATTCTGATGCTGTGCGGAGTGTCAATAATCTCCAGTAACACCGAGAGCTGCAGACATAATGAGATATTCTGCCATTGACAGAACATCTGAGAGATCAATACAGTGAATTAAAAGCACAGACAGGTCAGGGTCACACGACATGACTAATGGAGTCAGGCCTGAAAAACAGGCCGTTGTCTGAAAATACAACGTGTGGACTGTTATAGAAATAAAAGAGCACGTTAATACATTATAGGCTGCAATAGTCTTAAATGATACATCATACTTTTAAAGTAAATACTTTGTTTTATATGACCACAAGCCCCAAACACCAAATGAATGACCAGGAAAAGCAGCAAATGTGGACATTTATAGAGATGGAGCAGAGGAATATGCAGTTAGTCGCTTCGGATGAAAGCATGAGcttaatgaaatgtaatgaataCTTGACATTTCTGCTTGAAAAgaaagactaaataaaaagcCTGTGGTGTCACCTCCAATGAGAACACATTACACATCTAAAGTGGGATTGAATCACATCTAAGAACGCCTTTATTATCCAACCCAGATAAACTCCCacatctctaaaaaaaaaaaaaatccttttgcaTTCAAACGGAGCCTTTAACAAGGCAGCTGTGTATTATATGAAGTAAGAGGTTCCTTTACATCAGATCATTGACATGCAACAAAACAAGGTCAAACATACCACACCCAGCCCACTGAAGCAGCACTCGCAAAGACCCGATTCACCATGAAACACAACTTGCTGTTCGGTCAACAGAGAAAAGACGTCAAGCCGGATCATTTTCCATTTGAATACTTATGAAACTCAATCCTCTGTTTGCTGGATTTGGTACAACTGTGACGATCTCTCCTAATGGCTGCCATTCTCTGAATAGTTACAATATTTGCTTGTGTTGGACAACTGAGTTCATTGAGTGTATCAACAACAAGAAAATGACCACATGTCACTCTGCTACAAGATTATCAGCACAATGAGACGCAGTGTTGAGGCTTCCAAAGCATTCTTCTCGTACTGAATGAACAGAGATGGTTACAGAACCCACAGCTGACTTTCATGCAGTACGTGTGGGCTTAAAGCCTCGActgtgttttggtgtcacaATGTTCACAGTGAAGTATGTTgagtcatgtttttaaatcactgAGCTCATTGTAAATGCCCATTCAGTCAGTGAGATTTGTGCCTTGTATATTAATATTATCCAAACGGGAAAAAGGGGATATTCGATTGTTTTTCTAACAAACAGATGAAGATTCTTGCTGCTTCCGCTTTATCAATCTGAAGTGGTTCTTTCCAGATGTTGTGCCAGTATAAGGCAAATGGTCAGTGTAAGAATCTGCTGCTAATCATGTGGTGGGTCTACAGCAGTGGAGGTTTTCTGGTAAACTGaatatatgtttaaaaaaaaactgcagcaaCAACCAGAAGAGAGCTGCAACCAATTGATTAAATCAATAAgtagacaaacaaaaagcaaacttTCTACTATTCTCAGAATTAAGTTTtctgaataataacaataacatgtTGTCAGATCGGTCTGTTCTCTGTTTGAGCACTTTTAATGGAATAAATCTGTATTTTGGAACGCAGGCTGCACTAAACAATCGATTGGAATCTGGGACACTTTTAACCAAATGTTTATTAGATCAATACAGGAAGAAGGCCAATCACAACCATGTGCTATCctgaaagtatttattttgtcttatCCACAGTCCAAACAAGATATTCATATTACCATCATGTGCAGCTAAAACTACATTcaagctgtcaatcaaatgaATCCACTAACTGTTGCAGCTCTTGATTCaaataatcattagttgcagGTTTTCAGAGGCCGTGTGGCTGAAAAACGacaaaacaatgtgtaaatGAGCACCTTTAACCACTGAGTTGGTCCTCTTCTGACCTAAATAGTTCACCTCTGCGATGGCAGTGGTTGAACCGAAAATTCTAACGTCATGAGTAGCTTATGTGACAGTGGGTTTTATAAGGGAGTTAaatatggagagagagagaacatggtCCATCAGCCTTAATATGCTCCTGTCATACAACAATTCATACACATCACGCAGGCCAGTTGTGTAGCTTTCCGGGTGTCTGCCAGCAAGATGGATGGCTGCCCCTCCAGACACACGCGATAACCCAATTAGGACAGTTTTAATTGGATATTTAACAGCGCGGGCAATGCAATTAAGCTGAAATCACACGACAATTATTTGGGGTGAAATGTCCGCGGGCCTTTGTGCCGTCGatcgggtctgtgtgtgtgtgtgtgtgagagagagagagagagagtacggcctcagtggtcagctcttcTATGCGGCGCATCCATCCCTGTTACTGCTGCAACACAGAGCCCCTCTCCACAATCACAGCACTGCAAAACATCACCCACAATACCGGGGCCACCGCtacttcccctctctctctctcgtgatTTTACCCCCACGGAGGGCAAAGTTACCCGTCAAATACACGCACCTATCGCCTGCAGGATGCCCGGCCGGGATGCTGGCTCTGGTTGCAGCGACCAACTCCGTGATATTCATCCCCTGCGCTCCCTCTACAGCGGAGAGGAATTCATCTTGCAGCCCACGGCGCAGGATAAGGGGACGAGGCGGTTTGCACCAATTGAAATTCAACACAGGGAGGGTACTTAccgcagaaaacaaaaaaatcagaTTAATCCATCGGAGTTTCCAGAGGGACTTTGCTGTGGCGAATCGCGGATATTTTTCTGCTCCCTGTGACAGTTTTCCCGTCGCATGAAGAGAGAATAGCGGCGGGATTTCCGTCCCTGCCGATTCGGGAGCTGCTGTCGCCGCCGTGCGTACAGATGATGACGATCGCGATCAGAGCCAAGTTCACAGCAATAGTACGTGGCTTTCCGGTTGGCCCTGTCAAAATAAAGCTGCGCGTCTCGCGTGATTTTCAGGTGAAAACAAGCgtaaagagtcatttttttcGTCAAACTATTAGAAAACAGAACGCACAAGGTGTTACTTCCACGTCCAGGACCCTATTGGAATCGTGTTAAGCACGCTCAATTGATTATTTCGGAAGGATTTCacttttgtgcttttatttcGACCTTTTACAACGGCTTTATTTTCCGGTGTATGTGTTGACGTCACGGCGCAGCTGAGGTGGCTGATTGGCACCGCGTTCCTCCAATAACAGGGGAGAACGGGTAGGAGGACTCCTCCCCGTTTTGGGGCAGACTGAAAAACATGGCACGATTGCCACATTGTCCATTTTAGTTCAAGTGAGTAGAGCTGTCTTCACACAGATAAAATGCTTGATTAAATAAGAAACAGAGTGCACGCAGATTCTCACGCAGAGAGAAACACTTTAATGGACTTCTGTGTTTAATTACAGCCAAAAGAAATCCAACAAGTATGTGTTCTTTTTTAATCCAACCAAACCGAAAGCAGGTGACTTACCTCTCTGCATGATCGGGCATCTTTAGCTGGAATAGAGTGACCAAGAATAGAGTAAAATACGTTAATAATCAAtcagataaaataaaaagtcacttGGTCTTTATTTTACGTGGTATTTAGGGGATAAACGTCTCAGTGGAAGCTTCCAGAAGAGCTATTCTTACAAAACAGTCAACCCAACAGCTACTGACAATTACCCACCTATAAAACATGTTacttttttgaatatttcacaaGATTTACAGTTAATTTACATCATCAGTTTTAGTAGTTGTTCAAACACTGGCCGGAGctcaaacaaaccaaacatgCAGGTTCATTTGGTTTACTGAAAATGAATCCATTTAGAATGAATCAAACTACCACCCCTGCTGTTTCTGCCACAAAAGACAGCCACTCTGTTACTTGCAGTTTTTGTGTtggtcggggagggggggttaacaATATTAGAACATTTTGATAATTTTCCATCACATTCTCCCCGAGTATGAGgggaaatgttttgtgttgtttggccATTGTCGATTACCTAAATATGTTTAATTTGTAAAACTGAAAATGGACCAATGGACCAGTTTACAATTAGACAAGAATGaacatctatctatctatttgcTAGTGGCTCATGATAAAAGAGACAATGTGTGTGCTGATTGCtgaattgaaaaaacaacatttttctttgTGGATGCCAAATGCATGTAACTACTCCTTcagatgtgtgtgcgtttaaagAAAGATGGGAGCAGCAAAGTGTTCCATTTGACATGGCATGCAGAGAGAAGTCTAAACCTTCAGCATGTTTAAGATCTTGTGTTGATTTGTGACTCTTCAGAAGTCTGCTTGCTGACACACTGCTCCTTCCATATGGGATCCCGACATGACTCAGTATCATCCTGACAGGTGAAGTCTTTATGTCTAAACGTCTGGACTGCATGGTGCTTGTTGAAAATATTCCATGCCCTGCTTTGTCCTCTGGTTTACATATTCATGGCAGCTCACCATAACAATTACAGCTTTGCATGTAATCAGAATATCACAACAATGAGCGTGGCCCACTTAGCCCCGAGGAAGAGAGGGTGGGTGAAAGACATCGCCCTAATCCTCAAACTGTTGTCTGCACTTCTCACTCGTGAACTGCCTCTCACCCTACTTCTCTGCAACCAGGAGTCGTGATCTAAAAAGCCCTCGCTGCACTGCCTCTCCCTTGGAGCCATTTTGGAACGGTAACCATGGAGATGTGGGTCATGCAGTGACGGCAGAGAGGGTAGACTTGTGGCTGGTGGCGGAGTCGGAACACTGCAGGCTGCTGGAGCAGAGGGCCATAAACCCTCATTATATCTGGGTCACTGGGATGCTCCAGCTGCAACAAGCAGACAAGATGCTATTATGCAAGAAGAGGGAGGCTGTGGGCACAGGGGCTTATAGTTCCAGGGGGACGCCGGTGCACTGAGCGAGGCATATGTCAGGAGCGTGTGGTGATTCAACACAAGACCAGCTGAGCGGTACCTTCTCGGTTTAGCTcaaaacatgttgttgttttggcctATCAATTTAACATTTGTGATAAATAAATTCAGCTGTCTTGTTGCAGCTTTGTATATTGAGAGATCTGTTTAATTTAATCTAACATAGTAAATAATGTAGACTGTACAATTGCAAAATTATACCGTACATTATAGTACGTAGAATTAGACGACATATATTATATCTAGATTATGCTTAATGTAGACTGGCCAACATATTAACCAGGGAGAGGGTGAATATGTCTGATGATGAAGTGAAGGTGGTCTATGTCAAATCAAATGTTGGCCATTTttgtagttttaaaaaaacgtaCGGTTTATTTTCCTGTTGGATTATCAAATAAATCCTTGCGTTGTCTGCTAGACAAGAATCTGAGTCGTTATTTGTGGGAAATAAAATTAAGTTTTTTCTGCACTCTAAAATGGAGATAAAGACAAGTTGTTGGCCATGTTGTTGTGTCTCTCCCATTGTccatgcccccccacccccctcctcccccatgaCCCCCGCTccgtgacccccccgcccccactccCACTCGTTAGATTCCGGACTTGTGATTGGCGGAGACGGGGTGGCTTTGTCGTCATAGCCCCAGTGCCCATTCATCAGCGGACTTGGGCGTTGTACTCCGCATCTCATTTGCGGCAGGGCCAATTTCTCCATTTACAAACTCCGCTCGAGAAAAAAAATCGAAAGAATTCGTTTTCCCGTCCGCCTTTTGCCACATTTTTGCAAGTTATCACACCTCCATTTGCGGTCATCTCGTCTCTCGGGCTGATTCCTCGGCTTCGTTTGGAGAAGTAGGTGCCGGTGCTTGACTTGcctttttttggtggggggagGAAGCTTTGCGGtctttgttcattcattttgatcGGTTGGGTTCCTTTGTTGCACCAAAAAGCATGGGAGCACAAACCTCCAAAGCCGCTGGAAAAGAGGAAGCCGCCGTAGAAAAGCCAACAGAAGGCGCCGCCGTTGCAGCGAAGGCAAACGGACAGGTACGTTTTACGTTTGATGGTTTGATTCTTAATTGCTGGAGGGGAATTGGTCTGGCTTTGAGCAGCGCGTTGGCTCGATGGCgtgctccatgttccatgtagCGCACCCGCACGTTCGCCGGCAGCCTACAGGGAAAGTGGCCACATGTAACGTTATCCGCAACAATTGTGTTCTTAATTTAAAGTCGCCCTTTTGAAGTAGCAGCATTGTTTCAAATCCAGCGCATTTTCTTGTGAAATTCCTTAAATGAATACAGGCACAgcctttaatttaatttcaagaTGAATAGCGCACTACACTACTAACTAACCCGTCGAATAAATTAAGTTgcttttgaaatacattttatgaatATGTTCCGGCGGCGGTAAGCTGATTACCGAAACATGGCgggttttttaattcatttggtGGAAATGGGGTTTGTGGGTGCGCTGACTGGCATGGCCATTTTAAGACTACCACGCCTTTGTTGCCAGATTCACGAATGCAGCCACGTTGTGGTTCGCACACCGCCGACAAAATGCACAATTTACTTAAAAATATAGATGAGGATACGAGGATTTGTATACCAGTTGAATCAACACCAATTAGTTTACTATATGGGCCATTAAAATAAGGGGGAAAAATATCCAAATTCCTATGTTATATCCTCTGGCTCCTCACCGAATGCCACCTAGCGGTTCCCGGCAGAACTGCAGCCTAAGCGACCAGCCTACTGCTGAAAGCCACAGATCTGTCGTCACTCTCCTAGTAACAGatgttgctgcagttgtagggCTATTTTCCCATTGGTTAGTGCTAGTCGATGCGTTTGATTAAATTCCAAAGCACGCCGGATTTTGCAGGGAGTCGCCATGTACACACCTTCATGCGTTGCCCGCGATGCATGACTACACAATCAAGAGTGCACAACGGTTTTCAACTTCAACACCGCTATATACATTTTaacattattttctgtttccttcAGGAGAATGGCCATGCCAAGACCAACGGGGATGCCTCTCCATCTGCAGAGGAGGCCAACAAAGATGATGTACCGGCCAACGGCAGCACTCCTACAGAGGAGGCGCCAAAAGCCGAAGGCGAGAAAGTAGAGGCCGCTGAGGCCAACGGTGAGAAGGAGCCTGCGGCTACAAACGGAGAGGCCTCTGCCAAGCCTGAGGAAGGCACTCCATCCACCAGCGAGGAAggaaagcaaaagaagaagcgTTTCTCCTTCAAGAAACCCTCCTTTAAGCTAAGCGGCTTCTCATTGAAGAAGGCCAAGAAAGAGTCTGATGAGGCAGCAGAGGAAggcgcagcagcaggaggagagaaagcgGCGGCAGAGAACGCAGCCACTGAGGAGGCCAAACCAGATGAGGTTGCTGAGGAGGGAGCCAAGGAGGCTGAAGCTGAAAAGCcaaaggccgaggaggaggcgaaggcggaggaaccagcagcagcagcagcagcggcggccgAAGAGGAGAAACCAGCCGACGCCTCACCCGCTGAACCAGAGACGGCAGCCGCTCCAGAGGCCACCGCTGAGTAACCCTGCTGAACCAGACACCGGAATGAAGGAGGAGCCCGTCTGAAGGAATGCAAGGACTTGTCTAAAACCAGGGATTTCTTTTGATtgttatgattttttttttttgttggtgtttgtttactaTTCTGCAACCATCTCATCCATAATGACTGCA belongs to Gasterosteus aculeatus chromosome 15, fGasAcu3.hap1.1, whole genome shotgun sequence and includes:
- the marcksb gene encoding myristoylated alanine-rich protein kinase C substrate b, which produces MGAQTSKAAGKEEAAVEKPTEGAAVAAKANGQENGHAKTNGDASPSAEEANKDDVPANGSTPTEEAPKAEGEKVEAAEANGEKEPAATNGEASAKPEEGTPSTSEEGKQKKKRFSFKKPSFKLSGFSLKKAKKESDEAAEEGAAAGGEKAAAENAATEEAKPDEVAEEGAKEAEAEKPKAEEEAKAEEPAAAAAAAAEEEKPADASPAEPETAAAPEATAE